From Vibrio crassostreae, one genomic window encodes:
- a CDS encoding LysE/ArgO family amino acid transporter yields the protein MSFWVLLQGFGLGASMIIPIGAQNAYVLNQGIKRNHHLTTATICSLLDTLFISLGIFGGGAILSQNELLLTSVTLGGIAFLTVYGLLSLRSAFKMRTSDESKGEILARGKRTVILGALAVTVLNPHLYLDTVVILGSIGGQFEGNDRIAFAMGTILASFVWFYSLSLGAAKLGPTLSKPKVKKGIDIAVATMMFAIATVLTNGLIEQYW from the coding sequence ATGAGTTTTTGGGTTTTATTACAAGGTTTTGGCCTAGGGGCAAGTATGATTATCCCTATTGGCGCACAGAATGCGTACGTCCTAAATCAAGGGATAAAACGCAATCATCATTTAACGACAGCAACGATTTGTAGCCTGCTCGATACTCTGTTTATCTCATTGGGTATTTTTGGCGGCGGAGCGATCTTGTCGCAAAATGAATTACTACTTACCTCCGTAACATTAGGTGGCATCGCTTTTCTTACTGTGTATGGTTTGCTATCACTACGCAGTGCATTCAAAATGCGCACCAGTGATGAATCGAAAGGTGAGATATTGGCGCGTGGAAAACGCACCGTTATTTTGGGGGCATTGGCAGTCACAGTATTAAACCCACACCTCTACTTGGATACCGTGGTAATTCTTGGATCAATTGGCGGGCAATTTGAAGGCAACGACAGAATTGCGTTTGCTATGGGGACTATACTGGCTTCGTTCGTCTGGTTTTATTCTTTGTCATTGGGCGCAGCAAAGCTAGGCCCAACACTATCTAAACCTAAGGTTAAGAAAGGCATCGATATCGCAGTAGCAACCATGATGTTCGCCATTGCTACTGTACTTACCAATGGGCTTATTGAGCAGTATTGGTAG
- the fbaA gene encoding class II fructose-bisphosphate aldolase, with protein sequence MSKIFDFVKPGVISGDDVQKVFEVAKENKFALPAVNVVGTDSVNAVLEAAAKVKAPVVVQFSNGGAAFFAGKGVKLEGQGAQVLGAVAGAKYVHAVAEAYGVPVILHTDHAAKKLLPWIDGLLDAGEEFFAQTGKPLFSSHMLDLSEESLEENIETCAKYLERMAKMNMTIEIELGCTGGEEDGVDNSDMDASELYTSPEDVAYAYEKLMAVSPRFTIAASFGNVHGVYQAGNVVLTPTILRDSQAYCAEKFGIAPNALNFVFHGGSGSSEAEIQESIGYGVIKMNIDTDTQWATWDGIRQYSADNFDFLQGQIGNPTGEAAPNKKYYDPRVWLRAGQASMVARLEKAFADLNAVDVL encoded by the coding sequence ATGTCTAAGATCTTCGATTTTGTAAAACCTGGTGTGATTTCTGGCGATGACGTACAGAAAGTATTTGAAGTAGCAAAAGAAAACAAATTTGCTCTTCCTGCTGTAAACGTTGTTGGTACTGACTCTGTAAACGCAGTACTAGAAGCTGCTGCTAAAGTTAAAGCTCCAGTAGTTGTTCAGTTCTCTAACGGTGGCGCTGCATTCTTCGCAGGTAAAGGCGTTAAACTTGAAGGTCAAGGCGCACAAGTTCTTGGCGCTGTAGCTGGTGCAAAATACGTACACGCTGTAGCTGAAGCTTACGGTGTTCCAGTTATTCTACACACTGACCACGCTGCTAAGAAACTTCTTCCATGGATCGACGGTCTACTAGACGCTGGTGAAGAGTTCTTCGCACAAACTGGTAAGCCTCTATTCTCTTCTCACATGCTAGACCTTTCTGAAGAGTCTCTAGAAGAGAACATCGAAACATGTGCTAAGTACCTAGAGCGCATGGCTAAAATGAACATGACAATCGAGATCGAACTTGGTTGTACTGGTGGTGAAGAAGACGGCGTAGATAACTCTGATATGGACGCATCTGAGCTTTACACTTCTCCAGAAGACGTAGCATACGCATACGAGAAACTAATGGCTGTTAGCCCACGTTTCACTATCGCTGCTTCTTTCGGTAACGTACACGGTGTTTACCAAGCTGGTAACGTTGTACTTACTCCAACTATCCTACGTGATTCTCAAGCATACTGTGCAGAGAAGTTCGGTATCGCACCTAACGCTCTAAACTTCGTATTCCACGGTGGTTCTGGTTCTTCTGAAGCAGAAATCCAAGAGTCTATCGGCTACGGTGTTATCAAAATGAACATCGATACTGATACACAGTGGGCAACTTGGGATGGTATCCGTCAGTACTCTGCTGACAACTTCGATTTCCTACAAGGTCAAATCGGCAACCCAACTGGCGAAGCTGCTCCAAACAAGAAGTACTACGATCCACGCGTATGGCTACGTGCTGGTCAAGCTTCAATGGTTGCTCGTCTAGAGAAAGCATTTGCTGACCTTAACGCTGTAGACGTACTATAA
- the mscS gene encoding small-conductance mechanosensitive channel MscS: MAESSTTIETPLVDGLSNAEQWLTDNSDLFIQYGVNIISALVILFIGNLIVKAVANSVSKVLQKKKMDRAVIEFIHGLVRYLLFVIVLIAALGRLGVQTASVVAVIGAAGLAIGLALQGSLSNFAAGVLIVAFRPFKSGDYVEIGGVAGSVDSIQIFQTVLTTPDNKMVVVPNGSVIGSPITNYSRHDTRRIDLMIGVSYGADLQKTKELLTKICESDERVLKEPGVQVGVHTLADSSVNFVVRPWVSTAEYWNVYFDLMQAIKEGLDKEGIEIPFPQMDVHMNKVEG; this comes from the coding sequence ATGGCTGAGAGTTCTACAACGATTGAGACCCCGCTTGTGGATGGTCTTTCAAATGCAGAACAATGGTTAACGGATAACTCAGATTTGTTTATTCAATACGGTGTAAACATTATTTCTGCGCTCGTTATTCTATTTATTGGTAACTTAATCGTTAAAGCAGTAGCGAATAGCGTGTCTAAGGTTCTTCAGAAGAAGAAAATGGACCGAGCGGTTATCGAGTTTATCCATGGCTTAGTTCGTTACTTGTTATTTGTTATTGTTCTAATTGCAGCTCTTGGTCGCTTAGGTGTTCAAACCGCATCTGTCGTTGCTGTAATTGGTGCAGCTGGTTTAGCTATCGGTCTGGCTCTACAAGGCTCACTATCTAACTTTGCTGCTGGTGTACTTATCGTTGCGTTCCGTCCATTTAAGTCTGGTGACTACGTGGAAATCGGTGGTGTAGCGGGGTCAGTTGATTCAATTCAAATCTTCCAAACTGTTCTAACAACACCTGACAACAAAATGGTTGTGGTACCAAACGGCAGCGTTATCGGTAGCCCAATCACGAACTACTCACGTCATGATACACGTCGTATCGACCTAATGATCGGTGTTTCTTACGGTGCTGATCTACAAAAGACCAAAGAACTTCTGACTAAGATCTGTGAATCTGATGAGCGCGTGTTGAAAGAACCTGGCGTTCAAGTGGGTGTTCACACACTTGCTGACTCTTCAGTTAACTTCGTGGTTCGTCCATGGGTTAGCACTGCAGAGTACTGGAATGTTTACTTCGACCTGATGCAAGCAATCAAAGAAGGCTTGGATAAAGAAGGTATCGAAATTCCATTCCCACAAATGGATGTTCACATGAACAAAGTTGAGGGCTAA
- the epd gene encoding erythrose-4-phosphate dehydrogenase — translation MLKVAINGFGRIGRNVLRAVYESGKSQQIKVVAVNELAQPDAMAHLLQYDTSHGRFGKKISNDQEHIYVHHGIGAEDKGDFDTIRILHLADIELLPWRDLEVDIVLDCTGVYGCRADGLAHIAAGAKKVLFSHPGANDLDNTIIYGVNHDTIEADHRIVSNGSCTTNCIVPIIKVLDDAFGIESGTITTIHSSMNDQQVIDAYHSDLRRTRAASQSIIPVDTKLHKGIERIFPKFSNKFEAISVRVPTVNVTAMDLSVTINTNVKVNDVNQTIVNASQCTLHNIVDYTEAPLVSIDFNHDPHSAIVDGSQTRVSNGHLVKMLVWCDNEWGFANRMLDTVLAMQASEGKK, via the coding sequence ATGCTAAAAGTCGCGATAAACGGATTTGGAAGAATAGGGCGTAATGTATTACGCGCTGTTTATGAAAGTGGCAAAAGCCAACAAATCAAAGTAGTAGCTGTCAATGAGCTTGCTCAGCCTGACGCTATGGCTCACCTATTGCAGTACGACACCAGTCACGGCCGCTTCGGTAAGAAGATCTCCAACGACCAAGAGCACATCTATGTCCATCACGGCATTGGTGCAGAAGATAAAGGTGACTTCGACACAATTCGTATCTTGCACCTTGCTGATATTGAGTTGTTGCCTTGGCGTGATCTTGAGGTGGATATTGTACTCGACTGTACCGGTGTTTACGGTTGCCGAGCTGACGGTCTAGCGCACATAGCTGCTGGGGCGAAAAAGGTACTGTTTTCACATCCTGGTGCTAATGATCTTGATAACACCATTATCTATGGTGTGAATCACGATACCATCGAAGCCGACCATCGAATCGTTTCCAACGGTTCATGCACCACCAACTGTATTGTTCCTATCATTAAGGTTCTTGATGACGCCTTTGGCATCGAGTCCGGTACCATTACAACGATTCACTCTTCAATGAATGATCAGCAAGTGATCGACGCGTACCACAGCGACCTTCGCCGTACTCGAGCTGCGAGCCAATCCATCATTCCTGTCGATACCAAATTGCATAAAGGTATTGAAAGAATCTTCCCGAAATTTTCTAACAAGTTCGAAGCGATATCTGTGCGTGTGCCAACGGTAAACGTAACAGCGATGGATTTAAGTGTCACAATTAATACAAATGTGAAAGTTAATGACGTAAATCAAACCATTGTTAATGCGTCCCAGTGTACATTACACAATATAGTTGACTATACTGAAGCGCCGCTCGTTTCCATCGACTTTAATCACGATCCCCATAGCGCAATCGTCGATGGTTCACAAACTCGAGTGAGCAACGGCCACTTAGTAAAAATGCTAGTGTGGTGTGATAATGAATGGGGCTTTGCGAACCGAATGCTGGATACGGTTCTCGCAATGCAAGCTTCTGAAGGCAAGAAGTAA
- a CDS encoding LysR family transcriptional regulator ArgP — translation MRGLDYKWIEALDAVVKQRSFERAAEQLYISQSAVSQRIKQLEKWLAQPALVRESPPRPTPAGKKLLGLYRRVRLLEHELVPELMNEEGTQPLSISIATNADSLATWLLPALSDVMKSRQVELNLAIHGESRTIEKIKSGEVAGAISLESQAIPGCSADYLGRMDYVCVASPDFHQRYFAEGVNYATLSKAPAVSYDQYDDLHKKFLHDHFNVPRDSVINHTVGSSEAFVRLALSGVAYCLIPRLQIIDELESGALIDITPGFLLSYRIYWHHWQLESGVLKEVSQAILSFAHNHLPQ, via the coding sequence ATGCGCGGATTGGATTATAAATGGATAGAAGCACTGGATGCCGTAGTAAAACAACGTAGCTTCGAAAGGGCTGCTGAGCAGTTATATATCTCCCAGTCGGCGGTATCTCAGCGCATCAAACAGCTGGAAAAGTGGTTGGCTCAGCCTGCCTTAGTGAGAGAAAGCCCGCCTAGGCCAACGCCTGCGGGTAAAAAATTACTGGGCTTATATCGTCGTGTTCGTTTGTTAGAGCACGAACTTGTGCCTGAGTTGATGAATGAAGAGGGAACTCAGCCACTATCGATATCCATAGCCACCAACGCTGATAGTTTGGCGACATGGCTGCTACCGGCTTTGTCGGATGTGATGAAATCTCGCCAAGTCGAGTTGAACCTCGCGATTCATGGTGAGTCGAGAACCATTGAAAAGATAAAAAGTGGCGAGGTGGCAGGTGCAATCAGTTTGGAGTCTCAAGCGATTCCAGGCTGCAGTGCCGATTATCTCGGTAGGATGGATTATGTGTGTGTGGCTAGCCCTGATTTTCATCAGCGTTACTTTGCAGAGGGCGTAAACTACGCCACTTTAAGCAAAGCGCCTGCGGTTTCCTATGATCAATACGATGATCTGCATAAGAAGTTTCTGCATGATCATTTTAACGTACCGAGAGACAGTGTGATCAATCATACAGTCGGCAGTTCAGAAGCATTCGTGCGCTTAGCATTATCGGGGGTTGCCTACTGTCTGATTCCTCGATTACAGATCATCGACGAGCTAGAGTCTGGTGCTCTGATTGATATTACCCCTGGCTTTCTGCTGTCTTATCGCATTTATTGGCACCATTGGCAGCTCGAGAGTGGGGTATTAAAAGAGGTATCCCAAGCGATATTAAGTTTTGCTCACAATCACTTACCTCAGTAA
- a CDS encoding phosphoglycerate kinase: MSVIKMTDLELAGKRVFIRADLNVPVKDGKVTSDARILASLPTIKLCLEAGAKVMVTSHLGRPTEGEYNEEFSLAPVVNYLNDALDCDVKLAKDYVNGLELNAGELVVLENVRFNKGEKKNEEALSKQYAALCDIFVMDAFGTAHRAQASTHGVGTYAPVACAGPLLAAELEALGKAMDNPARPLVAIVGGSKVSTKLTVLESLSKIADQLVVGGGIANTFIAAEGHNVGKSLYEADLVETAQKLMKECAIPVATDVACAKAFDENAEAEIKHVSEVQDDDMIFDLGPDSTAALAEIIGNAKTILWNGPVGVFEFKNFEAGTAGISKAIAESAGFSVAGGGDTLAAIDKFGIKADVSYISTGGGAFLEFVEGKVLPAVAMLEERAKA; this comes from the coding sequence ATGTCTGTGATCAAGATGACTGACCTGGAACTTGCAGGTAAACGCGTATTTATCCGTGCTGACCTAAACGTACCAGTAAAAGACGGTAAAGTAACTTCAGATGCACGTATCCTAGCATCTCTACCAACTATCAAACTTTGCCTAGAAGCTGGCGCAAAAGTTATGGTTACTTCTCACCTTGGTCGTCCTACTGAAGGCGAATACAACGAAGAGTTCTCTCTAGCTCCTGTGGTTAACTACCTAAACGACGCACTAGACTGCGACGTTAAGCTAGCGAAAGATTACGTAAATGGCCTAGAGCTAAACGCTGGTGAACTAGTTGTTCTTGAAAACGTTCGCTTTAACAAAGGCGAGAAGAAGAACGAAGAAGCACTTTCTAAGCAATACGCTGCACTATGTGACATCTTCGTGATGGACGCATTCGGTACAGCTCACCGTGCTCAAGCTTCTACACACGGTGTTGGTACTTACGCTCCTGTAGCATGTGCTGGCCCTCTTCTAGCTGCTGAGCTTGAAGCTCTTGGTAAAGCAATGGACAACCCAGCTCGCCCACTAGTGGCAATCGTTGGTGGTTCTAAGGTTTCTACTAAACTAACAGTTCTAGAATCTCTTTCTAAAATTGCTGACCAGCTTGTTGTTGGTGGTGGTATCGCGAACACATTCATCGCTGCTGAAGGCCACAACGTAGGTAAGTCTCTGTACGAAGCTGACCTAGTTGAAACGGCTCAAAAGCTAATGAAAGAGTGTGCTATCCCAGTAGCGACTGACGTTGCATGTGCTAAAGCATTTGACGAAAACGCAGAAGCTGAAATCAAGCACGTTTCTGAAGTTCAAGACGACGACATGATCTTCGACCTTGGCCCAGATTCAACTGCAGCACTAGCTGAAATCATCGGCAATGCAAAAACTATCCTTTGGAACGGCCCTGTAGGCGTATTCGAATTCAAAAACTTCGAAGCGGGTACAGCGGGTATCTCTAAAGCAATCGCTGAGTCTGCAGGTTTCTCTGTAGCAGGTGGTGGTGACACGCTAGCAGCTATCGACAAGTTCGGTATCAAAGCTGACGTTTCTTACATCTCTACTGGCGGCGGCGCTTTCCTTGAGTTCGTTGAAGGTAAAGTACTTCCTGCAGTAGCAATGCTTGAAGAGCGTGCTAAAGCATAA
- a CDS encoding oxidative stress defense protein, protein MKLVPKMLATSLTLTAALSAVSFPSLADSPSFPHISTTGYGEVIATPDMATFSVRVVESTMTAEQAKNTVDKVVTGFLNKLHQAGVDEASVHSSNLYLSPQYHYPKDGKPELVGYRASRNVTVQVNELANLNEYMDIAIGQGINQIDNIQLQVRDQAKYQEQARLEAIKDATSKAKSLASGFERELGDVWRVDYNAQSSQPVLMRSMAMDARTESNSYEDSTITIRDRVNVIYQIEE, encoded by the coding sequence ATGAAGCTTGTACCAAAGATGTTAGCAACGTCTCTTACTCTTACTGCGGCGTTGAGTGCTGTGAGTTTTCCATCATTGGCAGACTCTCCATCCTTTCCTCATATTTCAACGACAGGCTATGGTGAAGTGATCGCGACACCTGATATGGCGACATTCTCTGTGAGAGTCGTGGAATCTACGATGACTGCTGAACAGGCTAAAAATACCGTTGATAAAGTCGTGACAGGCTTTCTAAATAAGTTGCATCAAGCAGGTGTTGATGAGGCGAGTGTTCATAGCTCCAACCTGTATCTATCTCCTCAATATCACTACCCGAAAGATGGCAAGCCGGAACTGGTTGGCTACCGCGCCTCGCGTAATGTGACCGTTCAAGTGAATGAACTCGCCAACCTAAACGAGTATATGGATATTGCTATCGGCCAGGGCATTAATCAGATCGATAACATCCAGCTTCAAGTTCGCGACCAAGCCAAGTATCAAGAGCAGGCGCGCTTAGAAGCCATTAAAGATGCGACATCAAAAGCTAAATCATTAGCGAGTGGTTTTGAGCGTGAACTAGGTGATGTATGGCGCGTGGACTATAACGCACAATCTTCTCAGCCAGTGCTCATGCGTTCAATGGCGATGGATGCAAGAACAGAATCGAACTCTTATGAAGACTCAACGATCACCATTCGTGATCGCGTAAATGTGATCTATCAGATCGAAGAGTAA
- the tkt gene encoding transketolase: MPSRKDLANAIRALSMDGVQQANSGHPGAPMGMADIAEVLWRGHLNHNPANPEWADRDRFILSNGHGSMLIYSLLHLAGYELSIEDLKNFRQLHSKTPGHPEYGYAPGIETTTGPLGQGITNAVGMAMAEKALAAQFNKEGHDIVDHYTYAFMGDGCLMEGISHEACSLAGTLGLGKLVAFWDDNGISIDGEVEGWFSDDTPKRFEAYGWHVIPAVDGHDSGAINAAIEAAKADPRPTLICTKTIIGFGSPNKAGTHDCHGAPLGADEITATKAALGWEHGPFEIPADIAAEWNAKEAGAAKEAAWNAKFDAYAAAYPELAAEFKRRTNGELPAEWEEKANAIIADLQANPANIASRKASQNALEAFGQMLPEFMGGSADLAPSNLTMWSGSKSLEATDFSGNYIHYGVREFGMTAIMNGIALHGGFVPYGATFLMFMEYARNAMRMAALMKVQNIQVYTHDSIGLGEDGPTHQPVEQIASLRLTPNMSTWRPCDQVESAVAWKLAIERKDGPSSLIFSRQNLAQQDRNAEQVANIAKGGYILKDCEGKPELIIIATGSEVELAVEAAAQLTAEGKAVRVVSMPATDAFDKQDAEYRESVLPSDVTARIAVEAGIADFWYKYVGFGGKIIGMTTFGESAPAGELFKMFGFTTENVVNTAKELLA, from the coding sequence ATGCCTTCTCGTAAAGATCTAGCCAATGCAATCCGCGCACTTAGCATGGACGGTGTTCAACAAGCAAATTCAGGCCACCCAGGCGCACCTATGGGCATGGCTGACATCGCTGAGGTTCTTTGGCGTGGCCACTTGAACCACAACCCAGCAAACCCAGAATGGGCTGACCGCGACCGTTTTATTCTGTCTAACGGCCATGGTTCAATGTTGATTTATTCTCTGCTTCACCTTGCAGGTTACGAGCTTTCAATTGAAGACCTGAAAAACTTCCGTCAACTGCACTCTAAGACTCCAGGTCACCCTGAGTACGGTTACGCTCCTGGTATCGAAACAACGACTGGTCCTCTAGGTCAAGGCATCACTAACGCTGTTGGTATGGCAATGGCTGAGAAAGCACTGGCGGCACAGTTCAACAAAGAAGGCCACGACATCGTAGACCACTACACTTATGCATTCATGGGTGATGGCTGTCTGATGGAAGGTATCTCTCACGAAGCATGTTCTCTAGCAGGTACGCTAGGTCTTGGTAAGCTGGTTGCTTTCTGGGATGACAACGGCATCTCTATCGATGGTGAAGTGGAAGGTTGGTTCTCTGACGATACACCTAAGCGTTTTGAAGCATACGGCTGGCACGTAATCCCAGCAGTAGATGGTCACGACTCTGGCGCTATCAACGCAGCGATTGAAGCGGCTAAAGCGGATCCTCGTCCTACGCTTATCTGTACTAAAACTATCATCGGTTTTGGTTCTCCAAACAAAGCGGGTACGCATGACTGTCACGGTGCTCCACTAGGTGCTGATGAAATCACAGCAACTAAAGCAGCATTGGGTTGGGAACACGGTCCTTTCGAAATCCCAGCAGATATCGCAGCTGAGTGGAATGCGAAAGAAGCAGGCGCAGCGAAAGAAGCAGCGTGGAACGCGAAGTTTGACGCATACGCAGCGGCTTACCCAGAGCTAGCAGCTGAATTCAAACGTCGTACTAACGGCGAGCTACCCGCTGAGTGGGAAGAGAAAGCAAACGCAATCATTGCTGATCTTCAAGCTAACCCAGCAAACATCGCTTCACGTAAAGCATCTCAAAACGCACTAGAAGCGTTTGGTCAAATGCTTCCAGAATTCATGGGCGGCTCTGCTGACCTTGCGCCTTCTAACCTGACTATGTGGTCTGGTTCTAAGTCTCTTGAAGCAACTGACTTCTCTGGTAACTACATCCATTACGGTGTACGTGAATTCGGTATGACGGCGATCATGAACGGTATCGCTCTGCACGGTGGTTTCGTGCCATACGGCGCAACGTTCCTAATGTTCATGGAATACGCGCGTAACGCAATGCGTATGGCTGCTCTGATGAAAGTTCAGAACATCCAAGTTTACACGCACGATTCTATCGGCTTAGGCGAAGATGGCCCTACTCACCAACCGGTTGAGCAGATCGCTTCTCTACGTCTGACTCCAAACATGAGCACATGGCGTCCATGTGACCAAGTTGAATCTGCAGTGGCTTGGAAACTGGCTATTGAGCGTAAAGATGGTCCTTCATCTCTAATCTTCTCTCGTCAAAACCTTGCACAACAAGATCGTAATGCTGAGCAAGTTGCTAACATCGCTAAGGGTGGTTACATCCTGAAAGATTGTGAAGGCAAGCCAGAGCTAATCATCATTGCAACTGGTTCTGAAGTTGAGCTTGCAGTTGAAGCTGCTGCACAACTAACCGCTGAAGGTAAAGCAGTACGCGTAGTATCTATGCCTGCAACTGACGCGTTCGACAAGCAAGACGCTGAATACCGTGAGTCTGTACTTCCATCTGACGTTACTGCTCGTATCGCAGTAGAAGCTGGCATCGCTGACTTCTGGTACAAGTATGTTGGTTTCGGTGGCAAGATCATCGGTATGACAACGTTCGGCGAATCTGCACCAGCAGGCGAGCTATTCAAGATGTTCGGTTTCACTACTGAAAACGTAGTAAACACTGCGAAAGAGCTTCTTGCATAA
- the rpiA gene encoding ribose-5-phosphate isomerase RpiA: protein MTQDEMKKAAGWAALQYVEEGSIVGVGTGSTVNHFIDALGTMKDKIKGAVSSSVASTEKLEALEIKVFECNDVFKLDIYVDGADEINASRDMIKGGGAALTREKIVAAISDKFVCIVDGTKAVDVLGKFPLPVEVIPMARSYVARELVKLGGDPVYREGCTTDNGNVILDVYGMAIENPKQLEDIINGIAGVVTVGLFAHRGADVVITGTPEGAKIEE, encoded by the coding sequence ATGACTCAAGATGAAATGAAAAAAGCAGCTGGCTGGGCAGCACTTCAATATGTTGAAGAAGGCAGCATTGTAGGTGTAGGTACTGGCTCAACAGTAAATCACTTCATCGACGCACTTGGCACAATGAAAGACAAAATCAAAGGTGCGGTTTCAAGCTCTGTAGCCTCTACTGAAAAACTAGAAGCACTAGAAATCAAAGTATTTGAGTGCAACGACGTATTCAAGTTAGACATCTATGTTGATGGTGCAGACGAAATTAACGCTTCACGCGATATGATCAAAGGCGGCGGCGCTGCTTTGACTCGTGAAAAAATCGTAGCGGCTATCTCTGATAAGTTTGTGTGTATTGTTGACGGTACTAAAGCAGTTGATGTGTTGGGCAAATTCCCACTGCCTGTTGAAGTAATCCCAATGGCACGTTCGTACGTTGCTCGTGAGTTAGTTAAGCTTGGTGGTGACCCAGTTTACCGCGAAGGCTGCACAACCGATAATGGCAACGTGATCCTAGATGTGTACGGCATGGCGATCGAAAACCCGAAACAACTAGAAGATATCATCAATGGTATTGCTGGTGTGGTGACGGTTGGTCTGTTCGCTCACCGTGGCGCTGATGTGGTTATCACTGGCACACCTGAAGGTGCAAAAATCGAAGAATAA
- the serA gene encoding phosphoglycerate dehydrogenase, producing the protein MAKVSLEKEKIKILLLEGLHPSSVEVLQAAGYTNIEYHKGSLPEDELLEAVKDAHFIGIRSRTNISQEVIDAAEKLVAVGCFCIGTNQVNLQAAAKRGIPVFNAPFSNTRSVAELVLGQVLLLLRGIPEKNALAHRGIWKKSADNSYEARGKRLGIIGYGHIGTQLGIIAENLGMRVYFYDIGNKLSLGNATQVHTMTELLNKCDVISLHVPETNETKDMMGKEEFERMKPGSIFINAARGTVVDIPALCGALDSGHLAGAAIDVFPTEPKTNADPFESPLMQFDNVILTPHVGGSTQEAQENIGVEVAGKLAKYSDNGSTLSSVNFPEVSLPLHTGTSRLLHIHENRPGILTQINTIFAEEGINIAGQYLQTAADMGYVVIDVEADRSEEALLKLKEIEGTIRARLLH; encoded by the coding sequence ATGGCCAAAGTTTCACTGGAAAAAGAAAAAATAAAAATTCTACTTCTAGAAGGTCTTCACCCTTCTTCTGTAGAAGTACTGCAAGCCGCTGGTTACACAAACATTGAGTACCACAAAGGCTCGCTACCGGAAGATGAACTTCTTGAAGCAGTTAAAGATGCTCACTTCATTGGTATTCGTTCTCGCACTAACATCTCCCAAGAAGTTATTGATGCAGCTGAAAAACTGGTTGCCGTTGGTTGTTTCTGTATTGGTACTAATCAAGTCAACCTTCAAGCAGCAGCAAAACGCGGTATCCCTGTGTTCAACGCACCGTTCTCAAACACTCGAAGCGTTGCTGAACTTGTTCTTGGCCAGGTTTTACTACTACTACGTGGCATTCCAGAAAAGAACGCTCTTGCTCACCGTGGCATCTGGAAAAAGAGTGCAGACAACTCTTACGAAGCCCGTGGTAAGCGTTTAGGTATTATTGGCTACGGTCACATCGGTACTCAACTGGGTATTATTGCTGAAAACCTTGGCATGCGTGTTTACTTCTACGACATTGGAAACAAACTGTCTTTGGGTAACGCAACGCAAGTTCATACCATGACCGAACTGCTGAATAAGTGTGATGTGATCTCTTTACACGTCCCTGAAACCAACGAAACAAAAGACATGATGGGTAAAGAAGAGTTCGAGCGCATGAAGCCTGGTTCTATCTTTATCAATGCAGCACGTGGCACAGTGGTAGACATTCCTGCTCTGTGTGGCGCTCTAGATTCTGGTCACCTTGCAGGTGCAGCGATCGACGTTTTCCCAACAGAACCAAAAACCAATGCAGACCCGTTTGAGTCGCCATTGATGCAGTTCGACAACGTGATTCTTACACCTCACGTAGGTGGTTCAACTCAGGAAGCACAAGAGAATATCGGTGTTGAAGTGGCTGGCAAGCTAGCGAAATACTCTGATAACGGTTCTACGCTATCAAGTGTTAACTTCCCAGAGGTATCTCTACCGCTACACACGGGCACGTCTCGTTTGCTGCACATTCACGAAAACCGCCCAGGTATCCTAACTCAGATCAACACCATCTTCGCTGAAGAAGGCATTAACATCGCGGGTCAGTACCTACAGACTGCGGCTGATATGGGTTATGTAGTTATCGATGTAGAAGCGGATCGTTCAGAAGAAGCACTGCTTAAACTGAAAGAGATCGAAGGCACAATCCGTGCTCGTCTTCTTCACTAA